A single genomic interval of Gallus gallus isolate bGalGal1 chromosome 10, bGalGal1.mat.broiler.GRCg7b, whole genome shotgun sequence harbors:
- the RAB11A gene encoding ras-related protein Rab-11A — MGNRDDEYDYLFKVVLIGDSGVGKSNLLSRFTRNEFNLESKSTIGVEFATRSIQVDGKTIKAQIWDTAGQERYRAITSAYYRGAVGALLVYDIAKHLTYENVERWLKELRDHADSNIVIMLVGNKSDLRHLRAVPTDEARAFAEKNGLSFIETSALDSTNVEAAFQTILTEIYRIVSQKQMSDRRENDMSPSNNVVPIHVPPTTENKPKMQCCQNI, encoded by the exons ATGGGCAACCGCGACGACGAGTACGATTATCTCTTCAAAG TTGTCCTTATTGGAGACTCTGGAGTAGGCAAGAGTAACCTCCTGTCTCGATTCACTCGCAATGAGTTTAACTTGGAAAGCAAAAGCACCATTGGAGTAGAATTTGCAACAAGAAGCATTCAAGTCGATGGGAAGACAATAAAGGCTCAGATATGGgacacagcagggcaggagcgATACCGAGCTATAACATCAGC GTACTATCGAGGTGCTGTAGGGGCATTACTGGTGTATGACATCGCTAAGCACCTTACTTACGAGAATGTAGAGAGATGGTTGAAAGAGCTGAGAGACCATGCAGACAGCAATATTGTAATCATGCTTGTGGGAAATAAGAGTGACTTGCGCCATCTGAGAGCGGTCCCTACAGATGAGGCCAGAGCTTTTGCAG AGAAGAATGGTTTGTCATTTATCGAGACATCTGCTTTAGACTCTACAAATGTGGAAGCAGCTTTCCAGACTATTCTGACAG AGATCTATCGTATTGTTTCCCAGAAGCAAATGTCCGACAGACGTGAGAATGATATGTCTCCAAGCAACAACGTGGTTCCCATTCATGTCCCTCCAaccactgaaaacaaaccaaagatgCAGTGCTGTCAGAATATATAA